A section of the Aigarchaeota archaeon genome encodes:
- a CDS encoding GTP-dependent dephospho-CoA kinase family protein, whose protein sequence is MSEYQFDEEIIFSEEGKEKVRKPLGKLFEGTPPKTTERLVKHIMEMKPKVLIVVGDFSAKELSKAGVYADVYLVDGKVERKVSERFIEKDALQIFTKNPAGTISVKAVNALKEAIHSGKRVVVYVDGEEDLLTLPAIVLAPLGSMVVYGQPGIGVVSVEVTEDKKREICTILRSLKRGK, encoded by the coding sequence ATGTCTGAATACCAATTCGATGAGGAAATTATTTTCAGCGAAGAGGGCAAGGAGAAAGTCAGGAAACCTTTAGGCAAGCTTTTCGAGGGTACACCACCCAAAACTACGGAAAGGCTCGTCAAACACATAATGGAAATGAAGCCCAAGGTGCTAATAGTCGTCGGAGACTTCTCCGCGAAGGAGCTGAGCAAGGCTGGAGTTTATGCAGACGTTTATCTGGTTGACGGAAAGGTCGAGAGAAAGGTATCGGAAAGGTTCATCGAGAAAGATGCTTTGCAGATTTTTACAAAGAACCCTGCAGGGACGATATCCGTAAAGGCGGTGAATGCATTAAAGGAGGCAATCCATTCCGGGAAGAGGGTCGTAGTTTACGTTGACGGTGAAGAAGATTTGTTGACACTTCCTGCGATCGTGCTGGCCCCCTTGGGCTCGATGGTGGTATACGGTCAACCAGGCATTGGCGTGGTCTCCGTTGAAGTTACGGAAGACAAGAAGCGGGAAATATGTACAATATTAAGGAGCTTAAAGCGAGGAAAATAA
- the infB gene encoding translation initiation factor IF-2 produces the protein MRLRQPIVVVLGHVDHGKTSLLDKMRGTLVAAREAGGITQHIGASLFPLDAIVSTCKALLGEIKVQLKVPGLLFVDTPGHAAFANLRKRGGSIADLAILVIDVTKGIQEQTLESLELLRSRKTPFVVAANKIDLIPGWKSVEYDPFPKAFQRQSQAVKDDLEQRIYTIVGELAGLGFRSDVYTRITSFATTVAIVPVSAKSGEGIPDLLLVLLGLAQAFMKDQLALHEDAPAEGAILEITEEEGLGTTANAIIYDGTLKVGDKVALLGPDGAFTTKVKAILMPKPLDEMRDPRDKFKSVERVSAAAGLKLVAEGLDKAYPGSPVYAIGQREEEVLERIAKEVGEFRLFTDKVGVVLKADTLGSLEAAVSFLHEKGVQIRVADIGELSKRDIIEAEVVRIKDELSGVILAFNIKVDPDLEREANNRGIRIFKSNVLFRLVEEYTGWVRQEKERRETIQFESITKPGKIRILPGYVFRRSNPAIVGIEVLGGRIRPRYTLMNSEGKHVGTISQIQDKGQSIPEATAGMSVAISMKEPTIGRHVKEGEILYTVIPENEARLLFKSFSNRLTDDERAVLEEIAQIVRNSNPLWAR, from the coding sequence ATGCGGCTAAGGCAGCCGATCGTGGTCGTGCTAGGGCACGTCGACCATGGTAAGACGAGCTTACTTGATAAAATGAGGGGTACGCTGGTAGCGGCAAGGGAAGCTGGCGGAATAACGCAGCACATAGGTGCCAGTCTCTTTCCGCTCGATGCCATCGTCTCGACATGTAAAGCGCTACTCGGAGAGATCAAGGTACAGCTGAAGGTTCCTGGCTTACTCTTCGTCGACACGCCGGGCCATGCGGCCTTCGCCAACTTGAGGAAGAGAGGAGGCTCGATAGCGGACCTAGCGATACTTGTTATAGACGTGACAAAGGGGATACAGGAGCAGACGCTTGAGAGCTTAGAGCTGCTCAGGTCAAGGAAGACACCGTTCGTTGTAGCCGCGAATAAGATAGATTTGATACCGGGCTGGAAGTCCGTTGAGTATGATCCTTTCCCTAAGGCATTCCAGAGGCAGAGTCAAGCCGTAAAAGACGATCTTGAGCAAAGGATCTATACGATAGTCGGCGAGCTGGCAGGTCTTGGTTTTAGATCGGATGTTTATACTAGGATCACATCGTTCGCAACCACGGTCGCTATCGTCCCGGTGAGCGCCAAGAGCGGCGAAGGGATACCAGACCTACTACTCGTACTTTTAGGTCTTGCCCAAGCGTTCATGAAAGATCAGCTCGCGCTCCATGAAGATGCACCGGCCGAGGGCGCTATATTGGAGATAACGGAGGAAGAGGGGCTCGGCACGACAGCTAACGCGATAATATACGACGGTACACTGAAGGTTGGTGATAAGGTAGCTCTATTGGGTCCAGATGGTGCGTTTACTACAAAAGTCAAAGCCATACTAATGCCGAAACCCCTCGACGAGATGCGGGATCCGAGAGACAAGTTCAAGTCGGTAGAGCGCGTTTCGGCTGCTGCAGGTTTAAAGCTCGTGGCTGAGGGGTTAGATAAAGCGTATCCGGGCTCACCTGTATACGCAATTGGTCAACGTGAAGAAGAAGTGCTGGAGAGGATTGCAAAAGAGGTGGGCGAGTTTAGGCTCTTTACAGACAAGGTGGGAGTAGTGCTCAAGGCAGATACGCTCGGATCGCTCGAGGCGGCGGTCAGCTTTTTGCATGAGAAGGGAGTGCAGATAAGGGTTGCCGACATAGGTGAGTTATCGAAGAGAGACATAATAGAGGCAGAAGTCGTTAGGATAAAGGACGAGTTAAGCGGCGTCATCTTGGCGTTCAACATAAAAGTTGACCCGGATCTCGAACGCGAGGCCAACAACAGAGGCATTAGAATCTTCAAATCAAACGTACTCTTCAGACTCGTCGAAGAGTATACGGGCTGGGTGAGACAAGAGAAGGAGAGAAGGGAGACTATCCAGTTCGAATCGATCACAAAGCCTGGTAAGATAAGAATACTTCCCGGCTACGTGTTCAGGAGGAGTAACCCGGCCATAGTGGGCATAGAGGTCTTGGGCGGAAGGATTAGACCGAGGTATACGTTGATGAATTCTGAGGGCAAGCATGTGGGTACGATATCACAAATACAGGACAAGGGCCAGAGCATACCGGAGGCTACGGCTGGCATGAGTGTCGCGATATCCATGAAAGAACCGACCATTGGAAGGCATGTGAAGGAGGGGGAGATACTTTACACGGTAATACCGGAAAACGAAGCACGACTACTCTTCAAGTCTTTCTCCAATAGGCTAACCGATGATGAGAGGGCAGTACTCGAAGAGATAGCCCAGATAGTTAGGAATAGCAACCCACTTTGGGCCAGATAA
- a CDS encoding 2-oxoacid:acceptor oxidoreductase family protein has translation MVRWDISLFGSGGQGIIRGGQILGEAAVLEEGKDAVLTIAYGPEQIGGWSRADVVISDEPIDFPLIIKPDILIVMSQEGLDRSWEEGRAPKKLLIYDSELVDVSEVKGTKMVGLPATKIAEQLGRRIFANIVMLGAFSEVTGIVRHESLLKVIRRKFPKALELNERAFMEGVRYVKEIGTIIR, from the coding sequence ATGGTTAGATGGGACATAAGCCTGTTCGGCTCTGGCGGCCAGGGCATAATCAGGGGCGGTCAGATACTTGGGGAGGCCGCGGTTTTGGAGGAAGGTAAGGATGCTGTACTAACTATAGCCTACGGGCCCGAACAGATCGGCGGCTGGTCGAGGGCGGACGTTGTAATATCGGATGAACCTATAGATTTTCCGCTAATTATAAAGCCCGATATACTGATCGTAATGTCGCAGGAAGGGCTGGACAGGAGCTGGGAGGAAGGCAGGGCACCGAAAAAGCTACTCATATACGACAGCGAACTCGTAGACGTGTCTGAGGTTAAAGGTACAAAGATGGTGGGACTTCCTGCCACAAAGATAGCTGAGCAACTCGGAAGGAGAATATTCGCCAACATAGTGATGCTTGGAGCGTTCTCAGAGGTCACTGGAATCGTGAGGCACGAGTCCCTGCTTAAGGTGATAAGAAGGAAGTTTCCGAAAGCCTTAGAGCTAAACGAGAGGGCCTTCATGGAAGGTGTTAGGTACGTGAAGGAAATTGGAACAATTATCCGATGA
- the kae1 gene encoding KEOPS complex N(6)-L-threonylcarbamoyladenine synthase Kae1 — MKGDTKIVLGIESTAHTFGVGIASSDGRILANENRVYKPSKGGIHPREAAQHHARVAPEALMASISKAGVSFKELDGIAFSVGPGLGPCLRTGATMARTLALSLDKPLIAVNHGVAHIEIGRLVTGCRDPVVLYVAGGNTLIAAFNAGRYRVFGETLDIAAGNCLDAFGIKVGIGPMPMPEIVAERAKSFVQLPYTVKGMDVSFSGLLTAALLKVKQGVALEDVCYGLTETVYSMLTEVTERAVAYTAKNEILVVGGLARSKRLKNMLEIMAKERGAKVYTIPDEYAGDNGAMIAWNGVLQLMSGMIIDVEDSRIKPRMRIDEIEARWFG; from the coding sequence TTGAAGGGAGACACGAAAATAGTTCTTGGTATAGAATCCACAGCACATACCTTCGGCGTAGGCATAGCATCTTCAGACGGCCGAATATTGGCTAACGAAAACAGGGTCTACAAGCCCTCTAAAGGAGGTATACATCCCAGGGAAGCGGCACAGCACCATGCGCGCGTGGCTCCCGAAGCCCTTATGGCCAGCATATCAAAAGCAGGAGTATCTTTCAAGGAGTTGGACGGTATAGCTTTCTCCGTTGGACCTGGTCTCGGCCCTTGCCTAAGGACCGGTGCAACGATGGCCAGGACGCTTGCCCTCAGCCTCGATAAGCCCCTCATAGCTGTGAACCACGGTGTTGCCCACATTGAGATCGGAAGGCTGGTAACGGGTTGTAGGGATCCGGTAGTCCTTTACGTGGCCGGTGGTAACACGCTAATAGCAGCATTCAACGCGGGAAGGTACAGGGTATTCGGCGAAACGCTGGACATAGCTGCCGGCAACTGCCTCGATGCATTCGGCATAAAAGTAGGCATAGGTCCTATGCCGATGCCGGAGATCGTGGCTGAAAGGGCAAAGTCGTTCGTCCAGCTTCCCTATACGGTTAAGGGTATGGACGTGTCTTTCTCCGGCCTGCTGACCGCCGCTCTCCTGAAGGTCAAACAAGGAGTAGCGCTGGAGGACGTCTGTTACGGTTTGACGGAGACCGTCTATAGCATGCTAACCGAGGTAACCGAGAGGGCGGTTGCGTACACTGCAAAAAATGAGATACTTGTGGTCGGCGGTCTTGCAAGGAGCAAGAGGTTGAAGAACATGCTAGAAATCATGGCAAAGGAACGCGGAGCCAAAGTTTACACGATACCGGACGAGTATGCCGGAGACAACGGCGCGATGATAGCTTGGAACGGTGTCTTACAGCTCATGTCCGGCATGATTATCGATGTTGAGGATAGCAGGATTAAACCCAGGATGAGAATAGACGAGATAGAAGCCAGGTGGTTTGGGTGA
- a CDS encoding Kae1-associated kinase Bud32 — protein sequence MGEGVLLRLGEPTAIIRLGAEAVIYTLNWNGMELVAKKRVPKSYRHPLLDKEIRMQRTASEARIISEAKKHGVACPAIILVDLEDATIYMQRIRGVEARDVIGKLNRESLSTLAKRIGTITSMLHSGGIAHGDLTLSNVIVDEYMNPYLVDFGLATFTKDVEEFAVDIHLLDRSLQSTHYSVRDDFMHSFLEGYRMILGDVLRDVLEKVKEIESRGRYVERERRKR from the coding sequence TTGGGTGAGGGTGTGTTGCTGAGATTAGGAGAACCGACAGCGATTATACGGCTTGGCGCTGAGGCAGTAATCTATACACTAAACTGGAACGGTATGGAGCTCGTGGCGAAGAAGAGAGTGCCCAAGTCCTATAGACATCCTTTACTGGATAAAGAGATAAGGATGCAGAGGACGGCATCCGAGGCAAGGATAATCTCCGAGGCTAAGAAGCATGGCGTAGCATGTCCGGCGATAATCCTTGTAGATTTAGAAGATGCGACAATATATATGCAGAGGATACGCGGCGTAGAGGCGAGAGACGTTATAGGAAAACTGAACCGAGAATCTCTGTCCACACTCGCGAAGCGTATCGGCACCATAACCAGTATGCTACACAGCGGCGGTATAGCACATGGTGACTTGACACTCTCAAACGTTATCGTCGACGAATATATGAACCCTTACCTCGTTGACTTTGGCTTGGCCACTTTCACTAAGGACGTCGAGGAGTTTGCCGTCGACATCCATCTACTCGATAGATCTTTACAAAGCACCCATTACAGCGTAAGGGACGATTTCATGCATTCCTTCTTAGAAGGTTATAGGATGATCTTGGGCGATGTGCTACGTGACGTTTTGGAAAAAGTTAAGGAGATAGAATCGAGAGGAAGGTACGTGGAAAGGGAGAGGAGAAAACGTTGA
- a CDS encoding 4Fe-4S binding protein, with the protein MPYFEQINYFTFEGGPIIGKQSLSEHQESLILGQGTSSSKAPKIPRGIVHIIPNRCKECMYCIEFCPHSVLEKSENVNYKGFHYPRVKPDKENSCVACRICELVCPDFAIFIKEVEG; encoded by the coding sequence ATGCCATATTTTGAACAAATAAATTATTTTACCTTTGAGGGAGGTCCAATTATTGGGAAACAGAGTTTGAGTGAACATCAAGAAAGTCTGATCTTAGGGCAAGGGACCTCAAGCAGTAAGGCTCCCAAAATTCCTAGGGGTATCGTCCATATCATACCAAACAGGTGTAAGGAATGTATGTATTGTATCGAATTTTGTCCGCATTCAGTCCTGGAAAAGTCGGAGAATGTAAACTACAAGGGGTTTCATTACCCGAGGGTCAAACCCGATAAGGAGAACTCGTGCGTAGCTTGCAGAATATGCGAGCTGGTTTGCCCGGACTTTGCCATATTTATAAAGGAGGTAGAAGGATGA
- a CDS encoding thiamine pyrophosphate-dependent enzyme yields MPKEVLVTKHPDDDLIRTDRMPHIWCPCCGIGIVMKCYIKAIKRSGIPPERHVVISGIGCSSRLPGYVNIDSYHTTHGRALPFAIGMNLVKPDLEITVIAGDGDLVTIGGNHFIHAIRRNHDINVVMINNFIYGMTGGQHGATTPLGSKTSTAPYGTIDNPFNMPLLVASLGAPFVARWTTFHVNQLVDAMLKAMKVNGLAFIEVLSPCPTQYGEDNDFPTGLDMMKYFKKMCVVNHEADLTTVDIDLKSGKPIIVGNFVHKEKPSYNDMERKLIEKITKEMKQYG; encoded by the coding sequence ATGCCCAAGGAAGTTTTAGTAACAAAGCATCCTGATGACGATCTAATAAGGACAGACAGGATGCCGCATATATGGTGTCCTTGTTGTGGAATAGGCATAGTGATGAAGTGTTACATCAAAGCGATAAAAAGGAGCGGCATACCGCCTGAAAGACACGTGGTGATATCCGGTATAGGCTGCTCCTCGAGGCTTCCGGGTTACGTGAACATCGACTCGTACCATACCACGCATGGTAGGGCACTACCTTTCGCCATAGGCATGAACCTCGTGAAGCCGGATCTTGAGATAACCGTGATAGCAGGTGATGGTGACTTAGTAACTATAGGTGGGAACCACTTCATACATGCGATCAGGAGGAATCACGACATCAACGTCGTGATGATCAACAACTTTATTTACGGCATGACTGGCGGACAACACGGGGCCACGACGCCTCTTGGTTCGAAGACATCGACCGCTCCTTACGGCACGATAGATAATCCGTTCAACATGCCGCTTTTAGTTGCATCGCTAGGTGCTCCCTTCGTCGCCAGATGGACGACGTTCCATGTAAATCAACTGGTCGATGCTATGCTCAAGGCCATGAAAGTGAACGGTCTCGCGTTCATAGAAGTTTTATCACCATGCCCGACGCAGTATGGTGAGGATAACGACTTTCCGACAGGCCTTGATATGATGAAGTACTTCAAGAAGATGTGCGTTGTAAACCATGAGGCCGACCTTACTACGGTCGATATAGACCTGAAGTCCGGTAAGCCGATAATCGTAGGGAACTTCGTCCATAAGGAAAAACCATCTTACAACGATATGGAAAGGAAGTTAATAGAGAAAATCACGAAGGAGATGAAGCAGTATGGTTAG
- a CDS encoding 2-oxoacid:acceptor oxidoreductase subunit alpha, giving the protein MTEGLLPPGKYFMQGNIACAEAALIAGCRFFAGYPITPSSEIMEWMSYRLPQVGGHFIQMEDEIASIMAVLGASNAGVKSMTATSGPGFSLMQESIGFGMMTETPCVIVNVQRGGPSTGIPTLVGQGDIMQSRWGSHGDYEAIVYAPNSVQEMFDLTIKAFNASEEYRQPVILLADQVISHMYGSLVVPPHDEIKIVNRKLPCVPPSIPDFKPFDAKYEVPPMALAGMGYRVHVTGLTHDERGYPHYTHEVSTWCVKHLVSKVRNNAKKIWEVERFMLEDADVIVVTCGITSRPSYQAVKMARSEGIKAGMLRLITVWPFPDEIVKRISEQAKVIVVPEINMGQMIHPVREAAECLVVGLNWAPGAVPTPDVILDTIRSVSG; this is encoded by the coding sequence ATGACGGAGGGTTTACTCCCTCCAGGAAAGTATTTCATGCAGGGAAACATCGCCTGTGCTGAAGCTGCACTAATAGCGGGTTGCAGGTTTTTTGCCGGATATCCGATAACGCCGTCCAGCGAGATTATGGAGTGGATGAGCTACAGGCTTCCGCAAGTCGGCGGCCACTTCATACAGATGGAGGATGAAATAGCTAGCATCATGGCGGTCTTAGGTGCGTCGAATGCCGGCGTAAAGTCTATGACGGCTACGTCTGGCCCCGGTTTTTCGTTGATGCAAGAGAGTATAGGGTTTGGCATGATGACAGAAACCCCATGCGTCATCGTAAACGTCCAGAGAGGCGGTCCGAGTACAGGCATACCGACGTTGGTTGGACAGGGCGACATCATGCAGAGTAGGTGGGGTTCACATGGAGACTACGAGGCTATAGTGTACGCACCAAACAGCGTCCAAGAGATGTTTGACCTTACGATAAAGGCCTTCAACGCGTCAGAGGAATACAGGCAACCGGTTATCTTACTGGCCGACCAGGTTATCAGCCATATGTACGGTTCGTTGGTCGTACCTCCGCACGACGAGATAAAGATAGTGAACAGGAAGTTGCCCTGCGTCCCACCAAGCATTCCAGACTTTAAGCCGTTCGATGCAAAGTATGAGGTGCCGCCGATGGCACTGGCCGGTATGGGATATAGAGTGCACGTAACCGGCCTAACGCACGACGAGAGAGGTTACCCGCACTATACGCATGAAGTCTCGACGTGGTGTGTAAAACACTTGGTATCAAAAGTCAGGAACAACGCCAAGAAGATATGGGAAGTGGAACGTTTCATGCTAGAGGATGCCGACGTTATCGTGGTAACATGCGGCATAACATCCAGGCCATCGTACCAAGCAGTTAAAATGGCGAGGTCCGAAGGTATCAAGGCTGGCATGCTAAGACTGATAACAGTATGGCCATTTCCGGATGAGATCGTCAAGAGGATAAGCGAGCAAGCTAAGGTGATAGTGGTCCCCGAGATAAACATGGGCCAAATGATTCATCCAGTGAGGGAGGCTGCCGAGTGCCTCGTCGTAGGTTTAAACTGGGCCCCTGGCGCTGTGCCGACGCCCGACGTCATACTCGATACTATAAGGTCTGTTTCGGGGTGA
- a CDS encoding 30S ribosomal protein S27ae yields MGKQAKLWAKYKLDGDNLTRDTLFCPRCGKGYVMANHADRYTCGNCHYTEFKRKDETKKT; encoded by the coding sequence CTGGGAAAACAGGCTAAGCTCTGGGCAAAGTACAAGCTCGATGGTGATAATCTGACGAGGGATACCCTATTCTGCCCGAGGTGCGGAAAGGGTTACGTAATGGCAAATCATGCTGATAGATATACATGCGGTAACTGCCACTATACAGAGTTTAAACGTAAGGATGAGACGAAGAAAACCTAA